One part of the Vicia villosa cultivar HV-30 ecotype Madison, WI linkage group LG6, Vvil1.0, whole genome shotgun sequence genome encodes these proteins:
- the LOC131609911 gene encoding uncharacterized protein LOC131609911 — protein MGLQIPHDHKVEDVDRPICTNVDLSHHKTDDEHVLLVIPDNLPVEFKFSSDLNKLSSQPDDNESYIAPRLHKFISEQDLRKEILRRCSSFLVSTVVSMALFYNIGSSLLPHHKQHIHRLSIWMSFLGLLGFMVFVCAVAVMILVGGVFTCMQKAMLIVLLLWMHIQSANSIIEVCVILLAGFFMAWYAFWKRDSPNNESDLKSSNMLTSCQLKQ, from the exons ATGGGTCTTCAAATTCCACATGACCACAAGGTTGAAGATGTTGACCGACCGATCTGTACAAACGTGGATTTATCTCACCACAAAACAGATGATGAGCATGTGCTTTTAGTGATTCCTGATAACCTTCCC GTTGAATTTAAATTCTCGAGTGATTTGAACAAATTGTCCTCCCAGCCGGATGATAATGAATCATATATTGCTCCTCGCTTGCATAAATTCATTTCAGAACAAGACTTACGCAAGGAAATTCTACGACGCTGTTCTTCTTTTTTAGTCTCAACTGTTGTTTCTATGGCTCTTTTCTACAATATAGGGAGTAGTTTATTACCACATCATAAACAACATATTCACCGCCTTTCCATATGGATGTCCTTTCTAGGGTTGTTGGGTTTTATGGTCTTTGTTTGTGCTGTGGCAGTAATGATTCTTGTTGGTGGAGTATTCACTTGTATGCAGAAAGCTATGCTTATCGTTTTGCTTCTTTGGATGCATATTCAATCTGCTAACTCAATCATTGAAGTTTGCGTTATATTACTCGCTGGATTTTTCATGGCGTGGTATGCTTTTTGGAAAAGGGACTCACCAAATAATGAAAGTGATCTCAAATCATCCAATATGCTAACGAGTTGTCAGCTCAAACAATAA
- the LOC131609912 gene encoding uncharacterized protein LOC131609912 isoform X1, whose translation MSSHDSSKIKVAANPSLQLGFQGSTEPYTSALESPATLLIKHLPDAIPQNTLSRLLFWWKALHLMNKMNIPQSTPPLPPGVPAPLVPPPHSLTVKLQSADMSSDESKMESSDEAAPSCCGSV comes from the exons ATGTCTTCCCATGACTCAAGTAAAATCAAAGTGGCTGCCAACCCTTCGCTTCAACTTGGATTTCAAGGCAGCACAGAGCCATACACTTCCGCGTTGGAGTCGCCGGCTACGCTTTTAATCAAACACCTTCCAGACGCCATTCCTCAGAACACCCTTTCTCGCCTTTTGTTCTGGTGGAAG GCTCTACACTTGATGAACAAAATGAACATTCCTCAATCCACACCACCATTACCTCCAGGGGTGCCAGCACCACTTGTGCCTCCTCCTCATTCTTTAACTGTGAAGCTTCAGTCTGCAGATATGTCTAGTGATGAATCAAAAATGGAATCTTCAGATGAG GCCGCACCTTCCTGTTGTGGTTCAGTATGA
- the LOC131609912 gene encoding uncharacterized protein LOC131609912 isoform X2, translating into MSSHDSSKIKVAANPSLQLGFQGSTEPYTSALESPATLLIKHLPDAIPQNTLSRLLFWWKALHLMNKMNIPQSTPPLPPGVPAPLVPPPHSLTVKLQSADMSSDESKMESSDE; encoded by the exons ATGTCTTCCCATGACTCAAGTAAAATCAAAGTGGCTGCCAACCCTTCGCTTCAACTTGGATTTCAAGGCAGCACAGAGCCATACACTTCCGCGTTGGAGTCGCCGGCTACGCTTTTAATCAAACACCTTCCAGACGCCATTCCTCAGAACACCCTTTCTCGCCTTTTGTTCTGGTGGAAG GCTCTACACTTGATGAACAAAATGAACATTCCTCAATCCACACCACCATTACCTCCAGGGGTGCCAGCACCACTTGTGCCTCCTCCTCATTCTTTAACTGTGAAGCTTCAGTCTGCAGATATGTCTAGTGATGAATCAAAAATGGAATCTTCAGATGAG TGA
- the LOC131609908 gene encoding uncharacterized protein LOC131609908 isoform X1, with translation MEGQSSNEGSSSTNVSPNSCDSTVELNIKTLDPRIYNFQVEKNMPVSLLKEKIANEIGVPANQQRLIFRGKVLKDELVLSEYQVGNGHTLHLVERQPNPPQISGTASVETITTNSNRGNDAGSGAPRNRVGQISHGVVLGTFNVGEQVEGTAQDLTRVIGAVLNSIANGGQSTINFPNSTQHSSAPIWWADLAPQHGIEQGESDPNDLAWRRNASSGNVRPMRLDQFYDLLEGLMQHPNRISVQMLMRYVEANGRINGLQQNDSTWWSFISFAAGSVRDLSPTQHKFLLILFAGILSVLTKTCTTRFESFQVGKITDTPEETFYAFFLEVAHIISFIICWIITFILILPLQHALQIFFGLLCSAIIYFVRLEEKTSASGVHVACGDSFKLPLFWFAIIHAVGFSLIIGLMVFLIAYLSWEFIHKGNPRVVEVSLQILVGMLLTFSVVFYLAMPWLNDSASGVFEACGGLFKLPTFWFAILKAVGFFLSIGLVIILTACLSWKFIHKGNPRAVEVSLIFSLISDE, from the exons ATGGAGGGTCAATCTTCAAATGAAGGCTCCAGTTCCACCAATGTTTCACCAAACTCTTGTGATTCAACCGTTGAGCTCAATATCAAAACTTTAGATCCCCGAATCTACAATTTTCAAGttgaaaaaaat atGCCCGTTTCCTTGTTGAAAgaaaaaattgcaaatgaaataGGCGTACCGGCTAATCAGCAACGACTCATATTTAGAGGAAAAGTTTTGAAGGATGAACTCGTTCTTTCTGAGTATC AAGTTGGGAATGGGCATACATTGCATTTAGTTGAAAGACAGCCAAATCCGCCGCAGATTTCTGGTACGGCTTCTGTTGAGACAATTACTACAAACAGTAACCGAG gaAACGATGCTGGATCAGGTGCTCCTCGTAACCGTGTTGGGCAAATTTCACACGGCGTGGTTCTTGGGACTTTTAATGTGGGGGAACAAGTTGAAGGCACTGCTCAAGACCTTACTAGG gttattggggcagttttgaatTCTATTGCCAATGGGGGCCAGAGCACGATTAATTTTCCTAATTCCACACAACATTCTTCA GCACCAATCTGGTGGGCAGATTTGGCTCCACAGCATGGTATAGAGCAGGGGGAATCTGATCCCAATGATCTG GCCTGGAGGAGGAATGCATCAAGTGGAAATGTGAGGCCCATGAGACTTGATCAG TTTTACGATTTGTTGGAGGGACTGATGCAGCACCCGAATAGGATATCAGTTCAGATGCTCATGAGATATGTTGAG GCAAATGGAAGAATTAATGGACTCCAACAAAATGATTCTACCTGGTGgtcttttatttcttttgcagcTGGGAGTGTGCGTGATCTTTCTCCAACACAACATAAATTCTTACTAATATTATTTGCTGGCATCCTAAGTGTCCTCACAAAAACCTGCACCACTCGATTTGAATCCTTTCAAGTTGGAAAAATCACAGACACCCCTGAGGAAACATTTTATGCATTCTTCCTAGAAGTAGCACATATCATCAGTTTCATAATATGCTGGATTATAACTTTTATCCTCATTTTGCCGCTACAACATGCACTCCAAATATTTTTTGGGCTACTTTGTTCAGCAATCATTTATTTTGTTCGGCTGGAAGAAAAGACTTCAGCTTCAGGGGTTCATGTGGCTTGCGGAGACTCATTCAAGTTGCCTCTGTTTTGGTTTGCAATTATACATGCTGTTGGGTTTTCTCTTATTATTGGGTTAATGGTATTCCTAATTGCTTACTTGAGTTGGGAGTTCATACATAAAGGGAATCCAAGAGTCGTGGAAGTTAGTTTACAAATATTGGTGGGGATGCTATTGACCTTTTCAGTAGTCTTTTATTTGGCCATGCCGTGGCTAAATGATTCAGCTTCAGGGGTTTTCGAGGCTTGCGGTGGCTTATTCAAGTTGCCTACTTTTTGGTTTGCAATTTTAAAAGCTGTTGGGTTTTTTCTTAGTATTGGGTTAGTGATAATACTAACTGCTTGCTTGAGTTGGAAGTTCATACATAAAGGCAACCCAAGAGCTGTGGAAGTCAGTTTGATTTTTAGTTTGATTTCCGATGAATGA
- the LOC131609908 gene encoding uncharacterized protein LOC131609908 isoform X2, whose translation MEGQSSNEGSSSTNVSPNSCDSTVELNIKTLDPRIYNFQVEKNMPVSLLKEKIANEIGVPANQQRLIFRGKVLKDELVLSEYLGNGHTLHLVERQPNPPQISGTASVETITTNSNRGNDAGSGAPRNRVGQISHGVVLGTFNVGEQVEGTAQDLTRVIGAVLNSIANGGQSTINFPNSTQHSSAPIWWADLAPQHGIEQGESDPNDLAWRRNASSGNVRPMRLDQFYDLLEGLMQHPNRISVQMLMRYVEANGRINGLQQNDSTWWSFISFAAGSVRDLSPTQHKFLLILFAGILSVLTKTCTTRFESFQVGKITDTPEETFYAFFLEVAHIISFIICWIITFILILPLQHALQIFFGLLCSAIIYFVRLEEKTSASGVHVACGDSFKLPLFWFAIIHAVGFSLIIGLMVFLIAYLSWEFIHKGNPRVVEVSLQILVGMLLTFSVVFYLAMPWLNDSASGVFEACGGLFKLPTFWFAILKAVGFFLSIGLVIILTACLSWKFIHKGNPRAVEVSLIFSLISDE comes from the exons ATGGAGGGTCAATCTTCAAATGAAGGCTCCAGTTCCACCAATGTTTCACCAAACTCTTGTGATTCAACCGTTGAGCTCAATATCAAAACTTTAGATCCCCGAATCTACAATTTTCAAGttgaaaaaaat atGCCCGTTTCCTTGTTGAAAgaaaaaattgcaaatgaaataGGCGTACCGGCTAATCAGCAACGACTCATATTTAGAGGAAAAGTTTTGAAGGATGAACTCGTTCTTTCTGAGTATC TTGGGAATGGGCATACATTGCATTTAGTTGAAAGACAGCCAAATCCGCCGCAGATTTCTGGTACGGCTTCTGTTGAGACAATTACTACAAACAGTAACCGAG gaAACGATGCTGGATCAGGTGCTCCTCGTAACCGTGTTGGGCAAATTTCACACGGCGTGGTTCTTGGGACTTTTAATGTGGGGGAACAAGTTGAAGGCACTGCTCAAGACCTTACTAGG gttattggggcagttttgaatTCTATTGCCAATGGGGGCCAGAGCACGATTAATTTTCCTAATTCCACACAACATTCTTCA GCACCAATCTGGTGGGCAGATTTGGCTCCACAGCATGGTATAGAGCAGGGGGAATCTGATCCCAATGATCTG GCCTGGAGGAGGAATGCATCAAGTGGAAATGTGAGGCCCATGAGACTTGATCAG TTTTACGATTTGTTGGAGGGACTGATGCAGCACCCGAATAGGATATCAGTTCAGATGCTCATGAGATATGTTGAG GCAAATGGAAGAATTAATGGACTCCAACAAAATGATTCTACCTGGTGgtcttttatttcttttgcagcTGGGAGTGTGCGTGATCTTTCTCCAACACAACATAAATTCTTACTAATATTATTTGCTGGCATCCTAAGTGTCCTCACAAAAACCTGCACCACTCGATTTGAATCCTTTCAAGTTGGAAAAATCACAGACACCCCTGAGGAAACATTTTATGCATTCTTCCTAGAAGTAGCACATATCATCAGTTTCATAATATGCTGGATTATAACTTTTATCCTCATTTTGCCGCTACAACATGCACTCCAAATATTTTTTGGGCTACTTTGTTCAGCAATCATTTATTTTGTTCGGCTGGAAGAAAAGACTTCAGCTTCAGGGGTTCATGTGGCTTGCGGAGACTCATTCAAGTTGCCTCTGTTTTGGTTTGCAATTATACATGCTGTTGGGTTTTCTCTTATTATTGGGTTAATGGTATTCCTAATTGCTTACTTGAGTTGGGAGTTCATACATAAAGGGAATCCAAGAGTCGTGGAAGTTAGTTTACAAATATTGGTGGGGATGCTATTGACCTTTTCAGTAGTCTTTTATTTGGCCATGCCGTGGCTAAATGATTCAGCTTCAGGGGTTTTCGAGGCTTGCGGTGGCTTATTCAAGTTGCCTACTTTTTGGTTTGCAATTTTAAAAGCTGTTGGGTTTTTTCTTAGTATTGGGTTAGTGATAATACTAACTGCTTGCTTGAGTTGGAAGTTCATACATAAAGGCAACCCAAGAGCTGTGGAAGTCAGTTTGATTTTTAGTTTGATTTCCGATGAATGA
- the LOC131614611 gene encoding uncharacterized protein LOC131614611: MIRKLHQNKKENQRSRKRASKGNSKWPFVRVDGCHLKTKYGGQLLIAVGRDPNDQYFPLALGVVENETKESWRWFIQILMEDIGQDKRYVFISNQQKEMFDRIEHRLCLRHLYANFKKFGGGTLIRDLMMGASKATYHQGWVQKMNELKKVDLDAWNWLMAVPTKCWCKHAFSFYPKCDVLMNNIFESFNTTILVARDKPILSICEWIRKYILNRVATSAHKLEKWQHRVMFIPRRRLDNEVFNSGHWLPTWSMNEKFQVTHNFNTQEFIVDIAIKHVAVTFGIWWEFLCRHVVVALSYRKQSHDDFVDECYTREKYAICYGFSVSPINGQDMWPKVEMNELPPLAYKQGPGRPRKVRIRESGEEGARKRRPGVAYKCTKCDQFGRNALTCKSLTQDPAALKRKRKVRAQKKATTAEEPTDAQSQPTNVQSEDIPKVVQNVEPANMENMEPTNVQNMEPTNVKSENIQEVV; the protein is encoded by the exons ATGATCCGTAAACTGCATCAGAATAAGAAAGAAAACCAGagatcccgcaagcgagctagcaaaggcaatagcaaatg GCCTTTTGTTAGGGTAGATGGATGTCATTTGAAAACTAAGTATGGTGGCCAACTTCTAATTGCTGTTGGAAGGGATCCAAATGATCAATACTTCCCCTTGGCACTTGGTGTGGTTGAAAATGAAACTAAAGAAAGTTGGAGATGGTTCATTCAAATCTTGATGGAGGATATTGGTCAAGACAAAAGATATGTTTTTATATCTAATCAACAAAAG GAGATGTTTGATAGGATTGAACATAGACTTTGTCTCAGACACTTGTATGCTAATTTCAAGAAGTTTGGTGGAGGAACCCTAATAAGGGATTTGATGATGGGAGCTTCTAAGGCTACATACCATCAAGGTTGGGTACAGAAGATGAATGAGTTGAAGAAGGTTGATTTGGATGCATGGAATTGGTTGATGGCTGTTCCTACTAAGTGTTGGTGTAAGCATGCCTTTAGTTTCTATCCTAAATGTGATGTATTGATGAACAACATCTTTGAATCTTTTAATACTACAATTTTAGTTGCTAGGGACAAACCAATTCTTAGTATATGTGAGTGGATTAGGAAGTATATATTGAATAGGGTAGCAACCTCTGCACACAAACTTGAAAAATGGCAACATAGAGTTATGTTTATACCTAGGAGGAGGTTGGACAATGAAGTGTTCAATAGTGGCCATTGGTTACCAACTTGGTCTATGAATGAGAAATTTCAAGTGACACATAACTTCAACACCCAAGAATTCATAGTTGACATAGCAATAAAACATGTAGCTGTAACTTTTGGGATTTGGTGGGAATTCCTTTGTAGACATGTTGTAGTTGCTTTAAGTTATAGAAAACAATCACATGATGACTTTGTTGATGAGTGCTACACAAGGGAAAAATATGCAATTTGCTATGGCTTCTCTGTGTCCCCTATCAATGGCCAGGACATGTGGCCAAAAGTGGAGATGAATGAGTTGCCACCCCTAGCATACAAACAAGGACCTGGTAGACCTAGAAAGGTAAGGATTCGAGAAAGTGGTGAGGAGGGTGCTAGGAAAAGAAGGCCTGGGGTTGCATACAAGTGTACTAAATGTGATCAGTTTGGTCGTAATGCTTTGACATGCAAGAGCCTCACTCAGGACCCTGCTGCACTTAAAAGAAAG AGAAAGGTTAGAGCTCAGAAGAAAGCAACAACTGCAGAGGAGCCAACTGATGCACAATCTCAACCAACTAATGTGCAGTCTGAGGACATTCCTAAAGTTGTTCAAAATGTGGAGCCAGCAAATATGGAAAATATGGAGCCAACAAATGTGCAAAATATGGAGCCAACAAATGTAAAGTCTGAAAACATTCAAGAAGTTGTGTAA